The genomic interval TTACGGGAGATTTTAGATTTGCCGACCCCCCTCGGGCCGATCAAAGCGAAATTTTTTTTCAAGCCTGGATTAACTCACGGATATGTTTCTGTATCTCCGGTAGAACCGTATAATACATCTGTAAGTCAGAATCGGTAATTCCTAAAATCTGCAAAGCTTTATTGGAAATCGGAGTCGACAAACCTGCAATGTCGATTCCCACACCGGCCGCAATCGAGATCGTGTGAGCGACATGAACGACCGATACCAACTCGGGATAATCCTTTTCGTCTTCCGGATGAGTGTAGTTCTCCGCAACGTGTACGAGTTCTTTCGGAAAATTCCATTTCGCTAATAGTTTAGCCCCGGCCTCTTCGTGCGAATATCCGAAATGTTTTTTCTCCAACTCCGAAAACGAAGAAGTGTGATTTTTTAATTCTTCTCGAAGTGTGATCAGTACTGCCGGAAAAAAGTCGGCCAGGATGACCTTGCCTATGTTGTGCAAAAGTCCACCCGTAAACGCGAGATCCGTTCCGATCTTGAGTTTCTTTTGTTCGCAGATTCGTTTGGAAAGTTCCGCGACCGTGAGAGAATGAATCCAATTGTCTTCGGCTTCTACTTGGTATCCTTTCAACTCTTTTTTGAGAATTCCTTTGGAAGCGGTCAGAAGAATGATATCCTTTACCGTCTTGATTCCAAGAGTCATCAGAGATTCTTGAACCGTTTTGATCGGTTTTGCCGCGCGATAGTAAGCCGAATTGGAAAGTTTGATCACTTCCGCGGTCAAGCCGGGATCATTCGAAATTTCTTTTGCGAGATCGGGAATCGAAACATCCTGCTTTTGTACCATCTGCATTACTTTCGTAACTACGGAGGAGATTCTGGGAAGTTGGGCGTCGTTTAAAAAGAGTTGATCTATTTTTTCTTTCATCTTTTTTTACCTGACCTTGTAGAGGTACTTTTCAAAACCCGCTTTCTTTAAAAGGACACGTCCGTCGTCCAAATACAAGCTGATGGTTCTTCCGTCGTTACCTCCGACATCTTCCACGATCAAAGGAATTTTGTTTTGTTCCAATAGGGCGCGTGCGGTCAAAATATTCTGTTCTCCGATATTCTGGAGAAAACTGGACTGGACCCCTTTGAACATCGAAGCGCCTCCGAAAAGACGTCCGCCGTATTCCCTTGGATTACAACCTAACTCGGCCATTTTTTTGATCAGCAAAGGGATCGCGGTTTCCGCGTATTTGAACGGATTCTTCTGCGAATCTTTTCCACCGGGATCTTTCGAAAGCATAAAGTGCGCCATCGCACCTACCTTCTTTTCAGGAGCGTAAAACACGACTCCGATACAGGATCCAAGAGTCGTTCTTAGAATTTCAGGAGACTGCCCGCCTTGCAGGTCAGCGATTCCAACATTGACTACCTTCGTTCCTTTTGCCAGCATTTGTATCCAGTTATCCGGGTGATATCTCGTTCTAAAAGAGTATCCAAGACAATATGGTAACGTCCCGAATTCTTCAATACTTTTTTGAGACG from Leptospira stimsonii carries:
- a CDS encoding HDOD domain-containing protein, yielding MKEKIDQLFLNDAQLPRISSVVTKVMQMVQKQDVSIPDLAKEISNDPGLTAEVIKLSNSAYYRAAKPIKTVQESLMTLGIKTVKDIILLTASKGILKKELKGYQVEAEDNWIHSLTVAELSKRICEQKKLKIGTDLAFTGGLLHNIGKVILADFFPAVLITLREELKNHTSSFSELEKKHFGYSHEEAGAKLLAKWNFPKELVHVAENYTHPEDEKDYPELVSVVHVAHTISIAAGVGIDIAGLSTPISNKALQILGITDSDLQMYYTVLPEIQKHIRELIQA
- a CDS encoding chemotaxis protein CheD, producing MLAKGTKVVNVGIADLQGGQSPEILRTTLGSCIGVVFYAPEKKVGAMAHFMLSKDPGGKDSQKNPFKYAETAIPLLIKKMAELGCNPREYGGRLFGGASMFKGVQSSFLQNIGEQNILTARALLEQNKIPLIVEDVGGNDGRTISLYLDDGRVLLKKAGFEKYLYKVR